Part of the Nitrospirota bacterium genome is shown below.
TCAAGAAATTGGAGACCTCTGATTTTGATGTAGTCCTTACTGACCTCAGGATGGAAAAGGTTCATGGAATTGATGTCCTTGAAAAGGCAAAGAGCAAATACCCAGATACACAGGTTATTATGATTACAGGCTACGCCTCTATAGATTCTGCCATAGAGTCTATAAAAAAAGGAGCATTCCATTATATTGCGAAGCCTTTTAATCTCGATGAAGTGCGATTGACTGTCAAACAGGCGATCGAGAAAAAATTATCAATCAGATCCACAAAGGGATCTGTTCTCTGTTTTGCAGGACCTCCAGGGACAGGAAAGACTTCACTCGGGAAATCTATTGCAGAGGCCTTGGGGAGAAAATTTGCGAGGATTTCACTGGGGGGGATGAAGGATGAGGCTGAAATCAGGGGTCATAGAAGGACATATGCAGGCGCAATGCCAGGACGTATTATTGAGGAAATACGTCGGGCAGGGTTTGCCAATCCTGTTCTGATGCTGGATGAGGTTGACAAGATAGGGCAGGATTTTAAAGGCGACTCTGCTTCAGCCTTGCTGGAAGTGCTTGATCCTGAGCAGAATCATAGTTTCATTGACCATTACCTCGATATCCCTTTTGATCTCTCAAGCGTCATGTTTATCGTAACTGCCAATATTGCTGATAATATTCAGGAGCCCCTCAGAGACCGCATGGAAGTCATCGAATTCTCAGGCTATACAGAAGATGAAAAAACAAAGATCGCTTTGCAGTATCTGGTTCCCAAGCAAATTCACGAAAAAGGCTTATCGGACTATCCACCCGAGTTTGTTGTTGAGTCCATATCTAAAATCATTCAGGAATATACCCGAGAGGCTGGGATAAGAGACCTTGAAAGACAGATCGCTACCGTCTGTCGAAAAATAGCCTCTGAGTTTGTTCATCATAGGGAGGCGATTCAAAATATAAAGGTGACGCCAGAGTTAATAGAAAGATACCTTGGACCAAGAAAATATTACTTTGAGGTGGCAGATGAAAAAAACCGTGTTGGTGTTGTAACGGGTCTGGTATGGACGGAGGTAGGGGGTGATATCATTTTTGTTGAGGCAGCGAGGATGAAAGGAGACGGAGAACTCATCCTGACCGGCTCTCTTGGGAATGTAATGCGTGAGTCTGCTCAGGCGGCATTAAGTTATATAAGGAGCAATGCTACCTCCTTCAATATTCCTGAGGATTTCTTCGATCTTCAGGATATACATATCCATGTCCCTGCTGGAGCTATTCCGAAAGACGGGCCCTCTGCTGGTGCCACTATTGCAACTGCCCTCATCTCACTTTTAATCGGACATCCTGCGAGGAGGGATGTGGCTGTATCTGGAGAATTAACCTTGAGTGGAAGAATTCTTCCTGTAGGTGGGATTAAAGAAAAGCTGCTCGCTGCACGAAGGGCAGGGGTAAAGGTCGTAGTCTTACCCCTCAAGAATAAGGTAGATATAGAAAATCTTCGTGAGGATGTTAAAAGGGGCTTAGAAATT
Proteins encoded:
- the lon gene encoding endopeptidase La yields the protein MSIFKKSDEKLQTATIEELRQMIASAKMPPYVQQIADKELELLSKISPTVAEYTIGLTYIDYLVSLPWNKKTEDNLNLERAERILNERHYGLHKIKERILEHLAVKILMTTKKPRILVVDDEEIAIRNLEHILKKEDYSIVTAASGVEAIKKLETSDFDVVLTDLRMEKVHGIDVLEKAKSKYPDTQVIMITGYASIDSAIESIKKGAFHYIAKPFNLDEVRLTVKQAIEKKLSIRSTKGSVLCFAGPPGTGKTSLGKSIAEALGRKFARISLGGMKDEAEIRGHRRTYAGAMPGRIIEEIRRAGFANPVLMLDEVDKIGQDFKGDSASALLEVLDPEQNHSFIDHYLDIPFDLSSVMFIVTANIADNIQEPLRDRMEVIEFSGYTEDEKTKIALQYLVPKQIHEKGLSDYPPEFVVESISKIIQEYTREAGIRDLERQIATVCRKIASEFVHHREAIQNIKVTPELIERYLGPRKYYFEVADEKNRVGVVTGLVWTEVGGDIIFVEAARMKGDGELILTGSLGNVMRESAQAALSYIRSNATSFNIPEDFFDLQDIHIHVPAGAIPKDGPSAGATIATALISLLIGHPARRDVAVSGELTLSGRILPVGGIKEKLLAARRAGVKVVVLPLKNKVDIENLREDVKRGLEIHLADKIEEIANIALLPPVLKD